One genomic segment of Gossypium arboreum isolate Shixiya-1 chromosome 3, ASM2569848v2, whole genome shotgun sequence includes these proteins:
- the LOC108474839 gene encoding uncharacterized protein LOC108474839 isoform X2 has product MEYSKGISKKRKRPSLHPLMGTITRSKSQIHIHRNRSGKSRTQSVGGGNHQGLQPFLKKPKKRSLAEDSSVGYDLSIKDLRLRRVFSPSSTDGVIPNCLDDAENLGKSEVAGDCLDEKNKGCENGDLEEFGQSTPPDAEILGVKEEVERNGSEDMKIHDECREKGLNEERNGINCSIKTVLRPCSQEMLFKTPGSFSYRRLLPYLMDIKKESSGSPIRGHCQKTEKGFEEKNMLGSNVEEALGDKSAASDCFLEGHNSDSGKELNMVLDESMMTLVNGEIKKFELQYEDPNSNCSSGGVSSDEMLADDAKINVETPCDAQSLEVLDQTLSMVENKCESGDYNEVPPSSNGDLQQSEIEVNDGEAVEQIEDLNGQCIPMTRLDSDMFKSETDVEKSMNETPSDKSLDTSPKNKLVPYSRLHPKLSKIPGSFSYKRLLPFLIDIANDYSCVPGKDAGTGASNCKSSHVEHSDRIRLTVTAATAIGLQQEQATLGKNAALDANQRLEETNPELVVEPPAVSSIIGAKPVSYRLPLETEGDAIKSIVKCANHVNQIEADSFGEASITPAIPIVGLKKGILKRNPPGCRGICTCLNCSSFRLHAERSFEFSRNQMLDAEEVALDLIKELSFLRNILENSAFGAAKDQSTMFISEVEEACKKASKAEEVVKTRLGEMNYDLNIHCRIPAATKSEIRQLCRRTSHSNSRFIK; this is encoded by the exons ATGGAGTACTCAAAGGGAATCTCTAAGAAAAGGAAGCGGCCATCTCTTCATCCCTTAATGGGAACTATAACTCGTAGCAAATCCCAGATCCATATTCATCGCAACCGGTCGGGAAAATCCCGAACCCAGTCCGTCGGCGGAGGAAACCACCAAGGTTTACAACCCTTTctcaaaaaacccaaaaaaagatCACTGGCTGAAGATTCATCGGTGGGGTACGATTTATCCATCAAAGATCTCCGGTTAAGACGGGTCTTCTCCCCTTCTTCTACTGATGGGGTAATTCCTAATTGTTTGGATGATGCCGAGAATCTGGGGAAAAGTGAGGTTGCTGGGGATTGTTTGGATGAAAAGAACAAAGGTTGTGAAAATGGGGATTTGGAGGAATTTGGGCAATCTACCCCACCAGATGCTGAGATCCTTGGAGTTAAGGAAGAGGTTGAAAGAAACGGAAGTGAAGACATGAAGATACATGATGAATGCAGAGAAAAGGGGCTTAATGAAGAGAGAAACGGCATCAATTGTTCAATAAAAACA GTTCTTAGACCATGTTCTCAAGAGATGCTTTTCAAAACGCCAGGCTCGTTCAGTTATAGAAGATTGCTTCCTTATTTGATGGATATCAAAAAAGAATCTTCTG GGTCCCCAATAAGGGGTCATTGTCAAAAAACTGAAAAGGGTTTTGAAGAGAAGAACATGTTGGGTTCAAATGTTGAAGAAGCATTGGGAGATAAATCTGCGGCGAGTGATTGCTTTTTGGAGGGTCATAATAGTGATTCTGGTAAGGAGTTGAATATGGTATTGGATGAATCTATGATGACACTTGTTAATGGAGAGATTAAGAAATTTGAGTTGCAATATGAAGACCCGAATTCGAATTGCTCTTCGGGTGGTGTTTCTAGTGATGAAATGTTGGCAGATGATGCAAAAATTAATGTTGAAACTCCTTGTGATGCTCAAAGTCTAGAAGTTTTGGACCAGACTTTGTCTATGGTTGAAAATAAGTGTGAATCTGGTGATTATAATGAAGTTCCACCAAGTTCTAATGGTGATTTACAGCAGTCTGAGATTGAAGTAAATGATGGTGAAGCTGTGGAACAAATTGAAGACTTGAATGGACAATGTATTCCAATGACTCGACTGGATTCTGACATGTTTAAATCCGAGACTGATGTTGAAAAGTCGATGAACGAAACCCCTAGTGATAAAAGCTTAGACACAAGTCCTAAGAACAAGTTG GTTCCATATTCACGGTTGCATCCGAAGTTATCTAAAATACCTGGCTCATTCAGTTATAAAAGATTGCTTCCATTTTTGATAGACATAGCAAATGATTACTCCT GTGTTCCTGGCAAAGATGCAGGCACCGGAGCTTCCAATTGCAAAAGTTCTCATGTAGAGCATAGTGATCGTATTAGGCTCACTGTGACTGCAGCTACTGCTATCGGTTTGCAACAGGAACAGGCAACACTTGGTAAAAATGCTGCATTGGATGCAAACCAGAGGCTAGAAGAAACGAACCCGGAACTTGTGGTTGAGCCACCAGCCGTGTCATCTATCATCGGTGCTAAACCAGTGTCTTATCGGTTACCCTTAGAAACCGAAGGGGATGCCATAAAGTCtattgtgaaatgtgcaaaccATGTAAATCAAATTGAAGCTGATAGCTTTGGAGAAGCCTCTATTACTCCAGCAATTCCTATTGTTGGTCTCAAAAAAGGAATTCTTAAAAGAAATCCTCCTGGTTGTAGAGGTATTTGTACTTGTCTGAACTGCTCTTCTTTTCGGCTTCACGCAGAGAGATCATTCGAATTCTCGAGAAATCAGATGCTAGATGCTGAAGAAGTGGCCTTAGATTTGATTAAAGAGTTATCGTTCCTACGGAATATTTTGGAAAATTCTGCTTTTGGTGCTGCTAAAGATCAGTCTACCATGTTCATCAGTGAG GTTGAAGAAGCTTGTAAAAAGGCCTCCAAAGCTGAAGAAGTTGTGAAAACCCGTCTCGGCGAAATGAACTATGATCTAAACATCCATTGCAGAATACCA GCAGCGACCAAGAGTGAGATTCGCCAGTTATGTAGAAGAACAAGTCATTCCAATAGCCGATTCATCAAATAA
- the LOC108475720 gene encoding CRIB domain-containing protein RIC4-like isoform X1 codes for MKERMERLVLPFTTGCSSQASVAVGKSPPRKQKPEPNCQNLIIVGEECSSKGRTKNSFGRLALSKPNISNGIHRLIRITVRSFSQLFVYKDIEEVTTEMEIGYPTDVKHVTHIGLDGTTTTNNNPFKGWQDFSSLDHNFIAFPSISLRQFEMAMAAQSQPGPLIV; via the exons atgaaagaGAGAATGGAAAGGCTTGTTCTTCCTTTCACAACTGGTTGTTCTTCTCAGGCAAGTGTTGCAGTTGGCAAAAGTCCTCCAAGGAAACAAAAACCAGAACCGAACTGTCAAAATCTAATAA TTGTAGGAGAAGAGTGTTCATCAAAGGGAAGAACAAAGAATTCATTTGGTCGGTTGGCTCTTTCAAAGCCCAACATATCGAATGGGATACATAGATTGATTCGAATTACTGTAAGAAGCTTCTCTCAGTTATTTG TTTACAAAGACATAGAGGAAGTGACAACCGAGATGGAAATTGGGTATCCGACAGATGTGAAACATGTTACACACATAGGATTGGATGGCACCACCACAACCAACAACAACCCTTTTAAGGGTTGGCAAGATTTCAGTTCACTTGACCATAACTTCATTGCTTTCCCTTCTATTTCTTTGAGGCAATTCGAGATGGCCATGGCTGCCCAATCTCAACCTGGACCACTCATTGTTTGa
- the LOC108475720 gene encoding CRIB domain-containing protein RIC4-like isoform X2 produces the protein MKERMERLVLPFTTGCSSQASVAVGKSPPRKQKPEPNCQNLIREECSSKGRTKNSFGRLALSKPNISNGIHRLIRITVRSFSQLFVYKDIEEVTTEMEIGYPTDVKHVTHIGLDGTTTTNNNPFKGWQDFSSLDHNFIAFPSISLRQFEMAMAAQSQPGPLIV, from the exons atgaaagaGAGAATGGAAAGGCTTGTTCTTCCTTTCACAACTGGTTGTTCTTCTCAGGCAAGTGTTGCAGTTGGCAAAAGTCCTCCAAGGAAACAAAAACCAGAACCGAACTGTCAAAATCTAATAA GAGAAGAGTGTTCATCAAAGGGAAGAACAAAGAATTCATTTGGTCGGTTGGCTCTTTCAAAGCCCAACATATCGAATGGGATACATAGATTGATTCGAATTACTGTAAGAAGCTTCTCTCAGTTATTTG TTTACAAAGACATAGAGGAAGTGACAACCGAGATGGAAATTGGGTATCCGACAGATGTGAAACATGTTACACACATAGGATTGGATGGCACCACCACAACCAACAACAACCCTTTTAAGGGTTGGCAAGATTTCAGTTCACTTGACCATAACTTCATTGCTTTCCCTTCTATTTCTTTGAGGCAATTCGAGATGGCCATGGCTGCCCAATCTCAACCTGGACCACTCATTGTTTGa
- the LOC108474839 gene encoding uncharacterized protein LOC108474839 isoform X1, producing the protein MEYSKGISKKRKRPSLHPLMGTITRSKSQIHIHRNRSGKSRTQSVGGGNHQGLQPFLKKPKKRSLAEDSSVGYDLSIKDLRLRRVFSPSSTDGVIPNCLDDAENLGKSEVAGDCLDEKNKGCENGDLEEFGQSTPPDAEILGVKEEVERNGSEDMKIHDECREKGLNEERNGINCSIKTVLRPCSQEMLFKTPGSFSYRRLLPYLMDIKKESSGSPIRGHCQKTEKGFEEKNMLGSNVEEALGDKSAASDCFLEGHNSDSGKELNMVLDESMMTLVNGEIKKFELQYEDPNSNCSSGGVSSDEMLADDAKINVETPCDAQSLEVLDQTLSMVENKCESGDYNEVPPSSNGDLQQSEIEVNDGEAVEQIEDLNGQCIPMTRLDSDMFKSETDVEKSMNETPSDKSLDTSPKNKLVPYSRLHPKLSKIPGSFSYKRLLPFLIDIANDYSCVPGKDAGTGASNCKSSHVEHSDRIRLTVTAATAIGLQQEQATLGKNAALDANQRLEETNPELVVEPPAVSSIIGAKPVSYRLPLETEGDAIKSIVKCANHVNQIEADSFGEASITPAIPIVGLKKGILKRNPPGCRGICTCLNCSSFRLHAERSFEFSRNQMLDAEEVALDLIKELSFLRNILENSAFGAAKDQSTMFISEVEEACKKASKAEEVVKTRLGEMNYDLNIHCRIPCRQRPRVRFASYVEEQVIPIADSSNK; encoded by the exons ATGGAGTACTCAAAGGGAATCTCTAAGAAAAGGAAGCGGCCATCTCTTCATCCCTTAATGGGAACTATAACTCGTAGCAAATCCCAGATCCATATTCATCGCAACCGGTCGGGAAAATCCCGAACCCAGTCCGTCGGCGGAGGAAACCACCAAGGTTTACAACCCTTTctcaaaaaacccaaaaaaagatCACTGGCTGAAGATTCATCGGTGGGGTACGATTTATCCATCAAAGATCTCCGGTTAAGACGGGTCTTCTCCCCTTCTTCTACTGATGGGGTAATTCCTAATTGTTTGGATGATGCCGAGAATCTGGGGAAAAGTGAGGTTGCTGGGGATTGTTTGGATGAAAAGAACAAAGGTTGTGAAAATGGGGATTTGGAGGAATTTGGGCAATCTACCCCACCAGATGCTGAGATCCTTGGAGTTAAGGAAGAGGTTGAAAGAAACGGAAGTGAAGACATGAAGATACATGATGAATGCAGAGAAAAGGGGCTTAATGAAGAGAGAAACGGCATCAATTGTTCAATAAAAACA GTTCTTAGACCATGTTCTCAAGAGATGCTTTTCAAAACGCCAGGCTCGTTCAGTTATAGAAGATTGCTTCCTTATTTGATGGATATCAAAAAAGAATCTTCTG GGTCCCCAATAAGGGGTCATTGTCAAAAAACTGAAAAGGGTTTTGAAGAGAAGAACATGTTGGGTTCAAATGTTGAAGAAGCATTGGGAGATAAATCTGCGGCGAGTGATTGCTTTTTGGAGGGTCATAATAGTGATTCTGGTAAGGAGTTGAATATGGTATTGGATGAATCTATGATGACACTTGTTAATGGAGAGATTAAGAAATTTGAGTTGCAATATGAAGACCCGAATTCGAATTGCTCTTCGGGTGGTGTTTCTAGTGATGAAATGTTGGCAGATGATGCAAAAATTAATGTTGAAACTCCTTGTGATGCTCAAAGTCTAGAAGTTTTGGACCAGACTTTGTCTATGGTTGAAAATAAGTGTGAATCTGGTGATTATAATGAAGTTCCACCAAGTTCTAATGGTGATTTACAGCAGTCTGAGATTGAAGTAAATGATGGTGAAGCTGTGGAACAAATTGAAGACTTGAATGGACAATGTATTCCAATGACTCGACTGGATTCTGACATGTTTAAATCCGAGACTGATGTTGAAAAGTCGATGAACGAAACCCCTAGTGATAAAAGCTTAGACACAAGTCCTAAGAACAAGTTG GTTCCATATTCACGGTTGCATCCGAAGTTATCTAAAATACCTGGCTCATTCAGTTATAAAAGATTGCTTCCATTTTTGATAGACATAGCAAATGATTACTCCT GTGTTCCTGGCAAAGATGCAGGCACCGGAGCTTCCAATTGCAAAAGTTCTCATGTAGAGCATAGTGATCGTATTAGGCTCACTGTGACTGCAGCTACTGCTATCGGTTTGCAACAGGAACAGGCAACACTTGGTAAAAATGCTGCATTGGATGCAAACCAGAGGCTAGAAGAAACGAACCCGGAACTTGTGGTTGAGCCACCAGCCGTGTCATCTATCATCGGTGCTAAACCAGTGTCTTATCGGTTACCCTTAGAAACCGAAGGGGATGCCATAAAGTCtattgtgaaatgtgcaaaccATGTAAATCAAATTGAAGCTGATAGCTTTGGAGAAGCCTCTATTACTCCAGCAATTCCTATTGTTGGTCTCAAAAAAGGAATTCTTAAAAGAAATCCTCCTGGTTGTAGAGGTATTTGTACTTGTCTGAACTGCTCTTCTTTTCGGCTTCACGCAGAGAGATCATTCGAATTCTCGAGAAATCAGATGCTAGATGCTGAAGAAGTGGCCTTAGATTTGATTAAAGAGTTATCGTTCCTACGGAATATTTTGGAAAATTCTGCTTTTGGTGCTGCTAAAGATCAGTCTACCATGTTCATCAGTGAG GTTGAAGAAGCTTGTAAAAAGGCCTCCAAAGCTGAAGAAGTTGTGAAAACCCGTCTCGGCGAAATGAACTATGATCTAAACATCCATTGCAGAATACCA TGTAGGCAGCGACCAAGAGTGAGATTCGCCAGTTATGTAGAAGAACAAGTCATTCCAATAGCCGATTCATCAAATAAATAG